In the Hordeum vulgare subsp. vulgare chromosome 7H, MorexV3_pseudomolecules_assembly, whole genome shotgun sequence genome, one interval contains:
- the LOC123411403 gene encoding epoxide hydrolase A-like — protein sequence MIKACLHGLCASCCSCILPSPSSPRAANQEMDPDGAITHRSVDVNGVRLHVAEAGPAGAPVVLLLHGFPELWYTWRHQMRALAAAGYRAVAPDMRGYGGSDAPSGGPDEYTALHVVGDLVALIDSLGEKQVFVVAHDWGAMIAWSLCLFRPDRVKALVALSVPFTPRSPARKPVDGLKALYGDEYYICRIQEPGVIEAEFARLGTELVLRKFFTYRTPGPLFIPKSGWGSPDDEVPLPSWITEEDIKYYAAQFDKSGFTGGLNYYRALNKTWELTSPWTGAEIKVPTKFIVGDVDLSYHVAGAYDFINKGGLKKFVPLLEDVVVMKDVGHFINEEKPEEISAHIISFIKKFK from the exons ATGATCAAGGCCTGCCTCCACGGGCTCTGCGCCAGCTGCTGCTCCTGCATACTCCCGTCGCCGTCCTCACCGCGGGCCGCAAACCAAGAAATGGACCCCGACGGCGCCATCACGCACCGCAGCGTCGACGTCAACGGCGTGCGCCTCCACGTCGCGGAGGCCGGCCCGGCCGGCGCGCCCgtggtgctgctgctgcacgGGTTCCCGGAGCTGTGGTACACCTGGCGCCACCAGATGCGCGCGCTGGCCGCGGCGGGCTACCGCGCCGTCGCGCCCGACATGCGCGGCTACGGCGGCTCCGACGCGCCCTCCGGCGGCCCGGACGAGTACACCGCGCTGCACGTCGTCGGCGACCTCGTCGCGCTCATCGACTCGCTCGGCGAGAAGCAGGTGTTCGTCGTGGCGCACGATTGGGGCGCCATGATAGCTTGGAGCCTGTGCCTGTTCCGGCCGGACAGGGTGAAGGCGCTGGTCGCCCTGAGCGTCCCCTTCACCCCGCGGAGCCCCGCGAGGAAGCCCGTCGACGGCTTGAAGGCCCTGTACGGGGATGAGTACTACATCTGCCGTATCCAG GAGCCTGGGGTAATTGAAGCAGAATTCGCACGGCTCGGCACAGAACTGGTGCTAAGAAAGTTTTTCACTTATCGAACTCCTGGCCCTCTGTTCATCCCCAAGAGCGGGTGGGGCTCACCAGATGATGAAGTGCCCTTGCCGAGCTGGATCACAGAGGAGGACATCAAGTACTATGCGGCTCAGTTTGACAAGTCTGGCTTCACCGGGGGATTGAACTATTACCGTGCCCTGAACAA GACATGGGAGCTAACGTCACCATGGACAGGCGCTGAGATAAAGGTACCAACCAAGTTTATAGTCGGCGATGTGGATTTGTCATACCATGTTGCAGGCGCATATGATTTTATTAACAAAGGTGGCCTCAAGAAGTTTGTTCCATTATTGGAAGATGTGGTGGTAATGAAAGATGTCGGGCATTTCATAAATGAAGAAAAACCAGAAGAAATTAGTGCACATATAATCAGTTTCATAAAAAAATTCAAGTGA